Below is a window of Salvelinus fontinalis isolate EN_2023a chromosome 31, ASM2944872v1, whole genome shotgun sequence DNA.
GCAACACAATGGTCTGAAGGAAAACCAGGGCTACTTTACGGCCCAATTCTATCAGCAATGTATTGGAAATATGTCAGGAAAAATGCAGCCAAGGTCTCTCTCTTCACCGGCACAGTATAACCAGATGAGTTGATGATGATTAGCTTTAATATTTTCATATCGCCCCCGATACACAGATGTGAACATTGCATGATGTGTGGGATCATTGGGCACCTATTTTTATTAGTTCTGTCTCCTTGCCACACGATTTTCCTGGATAAATCTACGGcacgtaataataataataaatgttgtcttttataaatatatttaaatagtTCAGTTAacactttgttgttttgtcatcTTGTACAATTTAATATTCTTGTTTGTTTGCGTTGACCAACTTGTAAGACATTGGACTCTAGCAATATTCTCTTGTTTGCTGTGGTAAGAATGAGTGCAACAGCTGCTGAGGTACATAGAAATGCTGATGAGTTAAGATGGGCCCATCATCTCTCACTGACACAGATACTGTCATGTTGGCTTGTGTGCCAGATTGCAACATATGATTCAACCAAGACTTTTTGCCATTTTACTGTCAGTCTCTCCGTTCCTGGCCATATCTTTCCACCTGGCAATCTCGCCATCCCTGTCTGAACGATTAGGGTAGGATGCAGTTCTGATGCAATACTAGAGGAAATCAGCCTGCAGATTGGCAGAGAGTTGACTGACAGTCACCTCGCCGTAGGTGGAGCCGGTCAGTATGCAGGCAGTCCTCTGGGACGTGGTCCCTGTTTGGCAAGGAGCTCCATCCTCAGCACAGTGCAGACATGCCACGGGGCTCTCTGGCTGTCCGTATGAGATGCTCATTTCCTTGTTGTTTCTCTGGGATGGTTGTGATATGGATCCAAAGGGGTCTTTCTGTTCAGGCCGGGGGCTGCCCCTGCAGATCCTATTGCGGAATGTGGACGTGTCTCGGCAAAGACACTTGCGGAAGTTGGGTTTGCACAGCAGGTAGACCATAGGGTTATAGATGGTGGACGATTTGGCAAAGATGGCCGCCAGGGCGAATGCAGCAGGAGGCACGATGGTGGCATCACCAAATGCCGCCCACATGGCCACTATGGCGTAAGGGCTCCATGCACCAAGGAAACCGATGCATACTGCTACCGACAACTGTTCAGAAACACACATAATTAAAAACATTTCTGCATATATAAATAGGAATAAACATTGAATGAATATTCAATATTACTTTATAATGCatgtataatgcattataacttTGCCACAGACCCTGCAAACTATACTCGTCTATCCACACACAGAATTGCATAATCCCTgaactgttgatgttgttgttgtgaactGGACTGCTGACACAGGGATACCCTCTGACCTTGACAATGAGGCTGTGTGCATTGGTGGTTTTGGTTTGGGATGACACATGCTGCTGGACGGCCCGGCGAGAGCCGCGCACCGTCAGCAGGATGAAGGTGTAGGAGAGGAAAATGACGGTGCAGGGCAGAGCGTAGCAGAAAAGGAACAGGCAGACGATGTAGGACAGGGCTGACAGCTCGTGGTTGGGCGCGTGCCAGTCAATGCAGCAGGCAGTGCCATAAGGCTCGGGCCCGTAGTGTCCCCACTGTGCCAGGGGACTGATGGCGAAAACAGAGGCGTAACACCACACAGCCACCACCAGGACGCAGGCATGGGACGAGGAGAACTTGTTACCTGGGGATGGAAAATGGGACAAAGGGGGAAAAGGAAGGTGGAGAAATGTGCATTTTGACATAAGATAAGATTGTGCTTTATTCATCTCTAAAGGGCAAATTAGTTAGCATCAGTTTTAACAGACTATTTCACCATCTCAGAGATTAACGTACAGTAAAAGAGAAAGGTTTGATCATATCCCATTGACATCTAACTCACCATAGTTAGGGAAGCTGACTTTGAGGCaacagatggaggagagagctGTGAGGTTGGTCAGGCTGCACAGACCAAACAGAACCCCACACATAGCATAGAACTGACAGGTGATCTCATCAAACAACCACCTACACAgtggggagagatgagagttagGCAGTATAAAATGTTATATTGCTTCATTATCATAAGTCAGAATaacagtgtgagagagaaacaagtgtttttttgtttagttttttgttCCATGAGccagaagagagaaagaaaatgacgAACTTGTGAGCGAATGCAGAGGGAATGGCCAGAGGGAATAAAGACAGGGTCATCCCAAGGTCGCTGATGGACAGGTTAATGATGAAGAACTCGGCCGGCTTCAAGGACAAGCGCTTACGATACGCAACAAGCATCAAGATGCCATTCCCCAGGAGAGACAGAACACCtagaagagaaagagaatgaaATATGATAAAATgaaaaagagagaagaacaactgAAGACATAGATGAAGAATTATGAATGTGAAAATCAGAGGGTATACATCCAGGCATAAAAGCATTACCAGTACTCTATGAATGGATTGATTGTATATGCCTCAAATGTTCTCTTAATTTGAGCTGCATGTGGCTGTGACTGGATAACTAGCTAGTTGGAAttgaatttacatttacattacatttaagtcatttagcagacgctcttatccagagcgacttacaaattggtgcattcacctaatgacatccagtggaacagccactttacgatagtgcatctagatcttttaaggggggggggggggcagaaggattgctttatcctatcctaggtattccttgaagaggtggggtttcaggtgtctccggaaggtggtgattgactccgctgtcctggcgtcgtgagggagtttgctCAAATGTGAGAATTTGTTGTGAATGGATAAACAGTGAATAAATGTGACTTCTTGGCAGTGAATATGAACTCACAGAATATGCTGTAGAGTATGCCCATGAGGAAGTCAAGCTCCTTTGAGATTGTGGAGACAAACAGGGCTGTGTCTGAAGCATTTCCcatctggagaaagagagagaaggagtggaggaTGGTGGACAGAAGGGAGTGTAACTGTTAGTCAGAGAACAGTAGCACAGTTAATTGACAATTATGTCATTACGTAATGTTTGCTAGCGTTAATTACAGCCACAAGTTCTCTTTGAATCAACTAATTTAATAATCAGTGAATGAGTGATGAGGGAAAACATCAGAGAGTGGACAAAAAGGTCATGAAGGTGAGCAACAACAAAGGATTCGCTACACTATTTTTGTCGTTCCATCTGGTCTACATTTATCTGCTTTGGATAAATATCAGAATTGGAAAgctttaaaggcccaatgcagccttttttatatcaatatcaaatcatttctgggtagcaATTAATTACCTTACTGTAAAAGATTTCCGTTAAAATGGGCAAAAGTAGCTTTTTAGCAAAACACTACTTCTGAAGCAAGATTTTGCTAGGATTGTTTGGGAGTGGTTTAAGTGGGGAgcggaaaactagctgttattggaggTTTGGAAtgctctttgttattggtctataagaaatttaccgcatggtgatgtcaccatggaaagccaAAACTCCTgcccatgcaaacctgctgattagatggtcctgtgtagattgtattttcaaccagcaactatcaggaaataacactgatcacaATTGTTCACAATtgtacagtgttagtttcatcagctgttgtacaatgtgatataaaacacagggggAAACTAATTTTGACTGCGCTGGGCCTTGAAATGAATTGAAACAACAGCTGGGTTGAGCACTGAACTAAGCCTTTTGTTAAGAGTTCGAATATGGGCACTTCAGCCAGTAGCTGTTGATTTCCATGTGGAGTATGTTGGGGTAGATGTGTTAAGGggactgtacagtcgtggccaaaagttttgagaatgacacaaatatacattttcacaaagtctgctgcctcagtttatatgatggcaatttgcatataccccagaatgttatgaagaatgatcagatgaattgcaattaattgtaaagtccctctttgccatgcaaatgaactgaatcccctaaaaatatttccactgcatttcagccttgccacaaaaggaccaactgacatcatgtcagtgattctctcgttaacacaggtgtgagtgttgacgaggacaaggctggagatcactctgtcatgctgattgagttcgaataacagactggaagcttcaaaaggagggtggtgcttggaatcattgttcttcctctgtcaacaatgttacctgcaaggaaatacgtgccgtcatcattgctttgcacaaaaagggcttcacaggcaaggatattgctgccagtaagattgcacctaaatcaaccatttatcggaccatcaagaacttcaaggagagcggttcaattgttgtgaagaaggcttcagggcgcccaagaaagtccagcaagcgccaggaccgtctcctaaagttgattcagctgcgggatcggtgcaccaccagtacagagcttgctcaggaatggcagcaggcaggtgtgagtgcatctgcacgcacagtgaggcgaagacttttggaggatggcctgatgTCAAGAACGGCAGctaagaagccacttctctccaggaaaaacatcagggacagactgatattctgcaaaaggtacagggattggactgctgaggactggggtaaagtcattttctctgatgaatcccctttccaattgtttggggaatttggaaaaaagcttgtccggagaagacaaggtgagtgctactatcagtcctgtgtcatgccaacagtaaagcatcctgagaccattcatgtctggggttgcttctcagccaagggagtgggctcacattttgcctaagaacacagccatgaataaagaatggtaccaacacatcctccgagagcaacttctcccaaccatccaggaacagtttgatgacgaacaatgcctttttccagcatgatggagcaccttgacataaggcaaaagtgatgaCTAAATGGCTccgggaacaaaacatcgatattttgggtccatttccaggaaactccccagaccttaatcccattgagaatttgtggtcaatcctcaagaggcgggtggacaaacaaaagcccacaaattctgacaaactccaagcattgattatgcaagaatgggctgctatcagtcaggatgtggcccagaaggtaattgacagcatgccagggcggattgcagaggtcttgaaaaagaagggtcagcacttcaaatattgactctttgcatcaactttacatgtaattgtcaataaaagcctttgacacttatgaaatggttgtaattatacttcagtattccatagtaacatctgacaaaaatatctaaagacactgaagcagcaaactttgtggaaattaatatttgtgtcattctcaaaacgtttggccacgactgtactatgCCATTGTAATATAGGGAAATACAGCCTGGAACGTGTGTCTCTGCTAATACAGCCTGATTAGCTACAGTATTACCATACTGAATATCAGAGTAATCAGAGACACATGTTCCATACAGAGAAAAACATGTTCCATACAGACCACAAAGGGCCTGGAGCACCACTGTGTTCTGAGTGGGCCTCCCAGTCCTCCAGAGGCTACAATCtctctagaccagtggttcccaaaatgTGGGGGCCCGACgagttcccccccaaaaaacatagtCTTTTAAGGAACTGAGTCcggctttcaacttactcttgatagttgtaatagtagaatgcacaagatGCAATTTCTAAATTGGGTAGTGCACCATCAGTTTTCCTCGTGTCATGACAGTCATTgtataccttagagagctattaacttttcagaaatgtccagatcaactagtcTATTTCAGCTAACGTTTTTTAGCTAGGTTTTTTAGCCCATCGATTTTGTAGTAATGTtcgagtcactcaaatatcacatgaatacacattagaattgtatgaaaatttgctttaaaactgcaacattgtcTCTGCACCCCATGCCAAAATGTGcaaaattgcaggaaataagctattttctacattgtagaataatagtgaagacatcaaaactatgatataacacatatggaatcatgtagtgaccaaaaaagtgttaacctgttgaggatgggggcgctgttgtgactatttatgctaatcgtgtaatttttgaaacggcttcccacaaaatccttgatcgtacaatatgcatattattattattattggatagaaaacagtctatagtttctataggagttgaaattttgtctctaagtggaacagagcccattctacagcaatttccctgacatggagtcagatttcagaaattttggcccctgatctggagtcagttaaaagggcactgttattgctatgagtatacggacactgcttacgtcttcccctggatgcctttacgtgatgacgatttgaatggggtcgattgcgcgttcacaggcactacaaattaaaaaaccctgaggctagtcactcttttcttgctgcgtcatgcgcctagaggacaccgacccgcacctgttccaagcattagtggagggagtaatattactcgggtcatgtttctactcgttatgggagttaaaaacatcataaggtagttaatataaagcgttttatagcaatttatatccgtttagtgcgattttgggacatttatttctgaaacgctgtgaattgctgggcacgcttccagttcatcccgaacgcagttggcatttccacatggcaagaggacagctttccaccaaaagacgattactcccaagaaaggatcctttgcccaagatactgatggaagaacagctcaaagtaggacatttttattatgataaatcgtgtttctgtcgaaaaatgttagtggcttaggacgccatgttttttgacgtagcttcgcttggcgcaaactgtattgaaaagtaaggataaattaaaaaatgtaattccgcgattgtattaagaattaaattgtctatcaatccctgtccaccctatattttttagtcacgtttatgagtatttatgtataagagtagatcactgtctaagtggcgcacggacattttctcaccagcttggctacatttcacattgtctaaccatgattttggtggctaaatataaacattttcgatcaaactctatatggatt
It encodes the following:
- the LOC129829868 gene encoding opsin-5-like: MGNASDTALFVSTISKELDFLMGILYSIFCVLSLLGNGILMLVAYRKRLSLKPAEFFIINLSISDLGMTLSLFPLAIPSAFAHKWLFDEITCQFYAMCGVLFGLCSLTNLTALSSICCLKVSFPNYGNKFSSSHACVLVVAVWCYASVFAISPLAQWGHYGPEPYGTACCIDWHAPNHELSALSYIVCLFLFCYALPCTVIFLSYTFILLTVRGSRRAVQQHVSSQTKTTNAHSLIVKLSVAVCIGFLGAWSPYAIVAMWAAFGDATIVPPAAFALAAIFAKSSTIYNPMVYLLCKPNFRKCLCRDTSTFRNRICRGSPRPEQKDPFGSISQPSQRNNKEMSISYGQPESPVACLHCAEDGAPCQTGTTSQRTACILTGSTYGEVTVSQLSANLQADFL